A DNA window from Drosophila pseudoobscura strain MV-25-SWS-2005 chromosome 2, UCI_Dpse_MV25, whole genome shotgun sequence contains the following coding sequences:
- the LOC4802984 gene encoding pyridoxine/pyridoxamine 5'-phosphate oxidase — MSIRFSSFGKLTLEIPIMTSVLLPKLCESLHLGQLLCRVRPVNRSSGLRMANTQPREEHKSVEEPYLIFQQWLAAVQQQVPQLRPRLACMATVDKAGEPMTRLTKIEAVNATGITFYTNLGSRQAGEISSNPHVSLHFNWAPLRRSVRIAGSARQVSAEQALQQFRNYPRHVQIYLAYGPQSARAATSGVSGIFHWLADRMGSLFGHQQPPIPMPANWGGFLLTPSLYEFGMDNAGAQGRTCMQFRRCLSMPRGTRGKNLKVERHDWVYDIFVDHDG; from the exons AAAACTCACCCTCGAAATTCCAATCATGACCTCAGTTTTGCTACCCAAACTCTGCGAGTCTCTGCACTTGGGCCAATTGCTGTGCCGTGTCCGGCCGGTCAACCGATCGTCGGGCCTTCGAATGGCCAACACACAGCCACGCGAGGAGCACAAGAGCGTCGAGGAGCCTTACCTGATTTTTCAGCAGTGGCTGGCGGCTGTTCAGCAGCAGGTGCCACAGCTGCGACCCCGTCTGGCGTGCATGGCCACCGTAGACAAGGCCGGCGAACCGATGACGCGGCTGACCAAAATCGAGGCTGTAAACGCCACAGGGATCACCTTCTACACGAACCTCGGGAGTCGACAGGCGGGCGAGATCAGTAGCAATCCGCACGTATCACTGCACTTCAACTGGGCACCGCTTAGGCGCAGCGTTCGCATTGCTGGATCCGCCCGGCAGGTGAGCGCTGAGCAGGCGTTGCAACAGTTTCGCAACTATCCGCGCCACGTCCAGATCTATCTCGCCTACGGTCCACAGTCGGCGCGTGCAGCCACCTCCGGCGTGTCTGGCATTTTCCACTGGTTGGCCGACCGCATGGGCTCGCTTTTTGGGCATCAGCAGCCGCCCATCCCCATGCCGGCGAATTGGGGTGGATTCCTGCTGACGCCAAGTCTCTACGAGTTTGGAATGGACAATGCCGGGGCACAAGGGAGGACGTGCATGCAGTTCAGGCGCTGCCTGTCTATGCCCAGG GGCACTAGAGGTAAAAACTTAAAAGTGGAAAGACATGACTGGGTTTACGACATTTTCGTGGACCACGATGGCTGA